From the Paenibacillus sp. R14(2021) genome, the window TTGTTTTGTGCCCGACAATAAAATTGAGGTGAGTTGCGATGACGACAACGACATCCGGCGGCAATGCCGTTCGGGACGTATTGGAAGAACTGGAATACCGCGGACTTCTGCACCAAGTGACGAATCGGGAGAATTTGAGCAAGAAGCTGGCTTCGGATCGGGTCGTCCTTTATTGCGGCTTCGACCCTACTGCCGACAGCCTTCATATCGGGAGCCTGCTGCCGATTCTAACCTTGGTCCGCTTCCAGCAGGCCGGCCATCAGTCCATTGCGCTCGTCGGCGGAGGGACAGGCCTCATCGGCGATCCAAGCGGTCGTTCCAATGAACGCTCCCTGAACGGACCGGAAACCGTCGCGGCATGGACGGAGAGCTTGAAGCGCCAGCTCTCGCGCTTCCTGGACTTTGAAGCGCCGGAGAATCCAGCTCGGCTGATCAGCAACTATGACTGGCTCGCGCCGATGGACATCATTGCGTTCCTGCGAGATGTGGGCAAGAACTTCACGGTCAATTATATGCTGGCCAAGGATTCTGTGGATTCGCGCCTTGCGAACGGCATATCGTTCACGGAGTTCAGCTACATGATTCTTCAATCGTATGACTTCCATCAGCTGCACCAAGCATTCGGCTGCTCGCTGCAGATCGGCGGCAGCGATCAATGGGGGAACATCACGGCAGGACTCGACCTCATTGCCAAAATGGGCGGCGGCGAAGCGTACGGCATGACAATGCCGCTCGTGACGAAGAGCGACGGCAAGAAGTTCGGCAAGTCGGAGTCCGGCGCTGTCTGGCTGGACCGGAACAAGACGACCGCGTACCAGTTCTATCAGTTCTGGCTCAATACCGACGATGCCGACGCTATCCGGTTCCTCAAGTATTTCACGTTCCTCTCCCGGGAGGAAATCGAGGAGCTGGCTGCTCAGCTGGAAGCGAGCCCAGAGAAACGCGCGGCCCAGAAGACGCTGGCCCGCGAAGTGACTCGTATCGTGCACGGACCGGAAGCGGTGGAGAGCGCGGAGAAAATCACTCAGTCGCTCTTCTCCGGCGAAGTATCCTCGCTAAGCGAGAGCGATCTGCTCGAGGCGATGCTGGATATGTCGAGCGCCGTCGTGACGGACGAAGAAGGCGTCCTGCTGATCGACCTGCTCGTTGCGGCCAACTTGGCTCCGTCCAAGCGGCAGGCGAGACAGGATATCGAGAGCGGCGCGGTTTACGTCAATGACGTCAAGCAAGCGGGCATCGATACCGTGATTGGCCGCGACCAGCGGCTGCACGGCAAGTACTTGATTCTTCGCCGCGGCAAGAAGAACTACTCGGGCGTACGATTCGAGTAGCGATATGATGAAGGGACCCCTCAGCCATGTGCTAAGGGGTCCCTTTTGCTGTACACCGCATCGTCAGCCCATCTGGGACCGGTAGACCGTCGGCGACGTATCGGTGAACTTCTTGAACAGGCGGGAGAAATAAAAGGTGTCGGTGTAGCCCAGCAGGCCTGCGATTTCAATTACCGTCTTATCCGTGCCGAGCAGCAGCTTCTTGGCTTCCGCCACCTTCAGCCGGTGGACGAATTCTCCGAGCGGGTAACCGGTGTAGTCGTGAACGATCCGGCGCAGCGTGGGAACGGAGATATGCCGCCGTGCAGCAACTTCGGCGCTGTCGAGCTTGCCGTAGACGCCGCAGGTCAGATCGTCCAGCAGCTGATGAACGAACAGCGCGCGGCTGCTTGTTTCCGGCTGCTGGAATCGAAGCGCCATGTCGAACAGCAGCGATTCCAGCGTGAGAGCGGCGCGGTCCTGATTGGCGGGAACGGCGCTGTCGAGCAGCCGGAAGATGAGCTCGATTTTGCTGAAGAAGCTCTCGTCGGCACCGACGGACTTGACGATCTGCGGCTGCTCGTACCAGCTCGCCAGCCACTCCTGCACGCGCTCGCCTTCCAGCGTGA encodes:
- the tyrS gene encoding tyrosine--tRNA ligase; this translates as MTTTTSGGNAVRDVLEELEYRGLLHQVTNRENLSKKLASDRVVLYCGFDPTADSLHIGSLLPILTLVRFQQAGHQSIALVGGGTGLIGDPSGRSNERSLNGPETVAAWTESLKRQLSRFLDFEAPENPARLISNYDWLAPMDIIAFLRDVGKNFTVNYMLAKDSVDSRLANGISFTEFSYMILQSYDFHQLHQAFGCSLQIGGSDQWGNITAGLDLIAKMGGGEAYGMTMPLVTKSDGKKFGKSESGAVWLDRNKTTAYQFYQFWLNTDDADAIRFLKYFTFLSREEIEELAAQLEASPEKRAAQKTLAREVTRIVHGPEAVESAEKITQSLFSGEVSSLSESDLLEAMLDMSSAVVTDEEGVLLIDLLVAANLAPSKRQARQDIESGAVYVNDVKQAGIDTVIGRDQRLHGKYLILRRGKKNYSGVRFE
- a CDS encoding AraC family transcriptional regulator, encoding MHILSTYMDYMISPLPIRLYDHLIDSKKLLVQSLLIRNAGHLPGRTLQRSDAVFEYWAFVYIGAGRGYYQAGDGIRQTVEAGSLFCLFPGEVFQYGPEAGGFWDEYYFTLEGERVQEWLASWYEQPQIVKSVGADESFFSKIELIFRLLDSAVPANQDRAALTLESLLFDMALRFQQPETSSRALFVHQLLDDLTCGVYGKLDSAEVAARRHISVPTLRRIVHDYTGYPLGEFVHRLKVAEAKKLLLGTDKTVIEIAGLLGYTDTFYFSRLFKKFTDTSPTVYRSQMG